In Mucilaginibacter inviolabilis, the DNA window ATTTACCTTTGCACCGTACAAAGATCATAAGCGAAGTAATATGATCGACCGCAAATAATGGACAATAAAAAAATAGAAAAAATATCCCGGGCATTGAGCGACGCTAATCGGATAGCTATTTTACAAGAATTTAAAAAAAAGAAGGACTGCCTGTATTGCGCCGAGGTAAATGACCTGTTGGACCTTACCCAGCCTTCTGTCTCCCATCATCTGAAACAATTAGTTGATGCCGAGTTGCTGCTGCCTCAAAAAGAA includes these proteins:
- a CDS encoding ArsR/SmtB family transcription factor; the protein is MDNKKIEKISRALSDANRIAILQEFKKKKDCLYCAEVNDLLDLTQPSVSHHLKQLVDAELLLPQKEGRNLKYVLNQQILDDYIACLTELKD